Part of the Solwaraspora sp. WMMA2065 genome is shown below.
GGCACAGTGCTGGGCAGTGGCCGGGGCAGCCGGCTCTACCAACGGCTGGCCGACGGTGCCCGGATCGCGCAGCCCGACTACCTGGGCGCGTACGGCGTCGACCTGGCGCACGCGCCGGCGCCGCTGATCATCACCGCGACCGCCCAGCCGACGGTGACCGCCGAGCGGCTCGCCGACGGCCTGTCCGAGGTGCTCGACGAGGTGGCCCGCGACGGCGTCACCGAGGCTGAGGTCGACCGGGCCAAGGCGCTGCTCACCACCGGTTGGTGGCGTCAGGTCGCCAGCTTCGAGGGCCGGGCCGACACCCTCGGCCGCTACGCCACCCAGTTCGGCGACCCGGCCCGCGCCGGGGAGCGGCTGCCGGGCTGGCTGGCGGTCACCGCCGAGGCGGTCAACGACGAGGCCGCACACCTGTTGCGGCCGGACAACCGGGTCCAGCTCAGCTACCTGCCGGAGGGCGACCAGTGACGATCATCGCGCAGCGTCCCGGACCGGGCGCCGCCCGGCCGTACCGTTTCCCGGACGTGGTCCGGCGCAGCGTGGCCGGTGGCGAGATCGTCGCCGCCCACCTGCCCGGCCACCGACTGGCGGTGGCGACCCTGCTGCTGGACGCCGGTGCCAGCCGGGAACCGGTCGGCCGGGAAGGGCTGGCCGGAGTTCTCGCCAAGGCACTCGAAGAGGGCACCGAGACCCGGGACTCGGCCGCGTACGCCCTGGTCCTGGAAAGTCTCGGCACCGAGTTGTCGATCTCCGTCGACTGGGACTCGTTCCGGGTGGGCGTGCAGGTCAGCACCGACCGGCTCGGCGCGGCCGTCGAGCTGCTCACCGAGGCGGTCCGGACCCCCCGGCTGGATCCGTCCGATGTCGAGCGGGTCCGCGACGACGAGGCGACCGCGCTGCGGATGTACTGGGCCAACCCGGGGCCGCGGGCGGAAGCCGCGCTGCGCGCCGACCTGTTCGGTGCCGACCAGCGGCACGGCCGGCCGATGAGCGGCGACCCCGAATCGGTGGCGGCGGTGACCGTGGCGGACGTCGTCGACTTCCACAGTGCGTGGTTCACCCGGCCCGGCACCCTGCTGGTCGCCGGCGATCTGGACCTGATCGACCTGGACGCGCTCGGCGTGGCCGCCTTCGCCGGGGCGACCGGCTCGCCGTCACAGCCCGGACCACCGTTGCCGGTCACCTTGCGGGACCATCGGCGGATCATCCTGGTCGACCGGCCGGGCGCGGTGCAGTCCACGTTGCGGCTCGGCCACCCGGCACCGCACCGGGCCCACCCCGACTACGTGCCGATGACCCTGGCCAGCACCGTCCTCGGTGGAGCCTTCACGTCGCGGCTCAACCACCTGATCCGTGAGGTACGCGGCTACACGTACGGCATCAGGTCGGACTTCGGGATGTCCCGCCGGTTCGGGCGCTTCGCGGTCAGCTCCAGTGTGCAGACCGGGGTCACCGCGCCCGCCCTGATCGACTCGGTCGGTGAGGTGTCCCGTACCCAGGCCGACGGGGTGACCGAGGGGGAGCTGGCGGTGGCCCGGTCGTGGCGGGCCGGTCAGCTCTCGGTCGAGCTGCAGACCCCGCCGGCCATCGCCAGCGCACTGGGGACCCTGGTCGTGCACGGGCTGCCCGACGACTACCACGCCCGGCTGCGCGACGAGCTGCTGTCGGCGACGGTCGAGCAGGTCTCCGCCGCCGCCGCCACCCACCTGCAGGCCGAAGGGCTGACCCTGGTGGTCGAGGGTGACGCGGCGAAGATCCGCGACGAACTGACCGCCTCCGGCCTGGGGGAGCTGCACGACGCCGACTGATCCGCACCGGGCCAGGGGTGTCGTCGCCGGGCCCGGGGTGTCGGGCTCAGCGGCGTTGCAGCAGGCGCAGGGTGCGGAGCGGGTGCGGTCCGCTGGAACCCTACGCGCCGCTGCGGTTCGATCCGCCCCGTCAGGGCCGCCAGGTCCGCGTCGCCTGTCTGGTATGTCCGGTTAGGCGGTTAACGTGTTGGCTTCCCTGCGGTAGTGTCCTACGGTTGCCGGATGATCACTCCTGCGCAGCGCGACGGAGCCGTGACTGTCACGGCTCCGATCGTCGTGCGCACCTTCGCGCCGAGTGCCGTCGCGCCGGGCGTCCTCGTGTCCGGCGTCGCTGGTCGGCCGGGCCTGCCGCGCCCTACCGGCCGGGCGCCTCCGGAGCGCCGTCGCACCATCACGACGACGGCCACCAGGGGCGAAGCGGATCAGCTTCGGCCCTTTTCTGTTGTGAGGAGACCCGATGAGCACCGAACTGCACGGCACCCGCGGCACCGAATGGATCGAACAGGTACGGGTGCAA
Proteins encoded:
- a CDS encoding pitrilysin family protein → MTIIAQRPGPGAARPYRFPDVVRRSVAGGEIVAAHLPGHRLAVATLLLDAGASREPVGREGLAGVLAKALEEGTETRDSAAYALVLESLGTELSISVDWDSFRVGVQVSTDRLGAAVELLTEAVRTPRLDPSDVERVRDDEATALRMYWANPGPRAEAALRADLFGADQRHGRPMSGDPESVAAVTVADVVDFHSAWFTRPGTLLVAGDLDLIDLDALGVAAFAGATGSPSQPGPPLPVTLRDHRRIILVDRPGAVQSTLRLGHPAPHRAHPDYVPMTLASTVLGGAFTSRLNHLIREVRGYTYGIRSDFGMSRRFGRFAVSSSVQTGVTAPALIDSVGEVSRTQADGVTEGELAVARSWRAGQLSVELQTPPAIASALGTLVVHGLPDDYHARLRDELLSATVEQVSAAAATHLQAEGLTLVVEGDAAKIRDELTASGLGELHDAD